Proteins from one Phyllobacterium zundukense genomic window:
- a CDS encoding M20 aminoacylase family protein: MPQTSNEFARIADFDDRTPELIETRRHLHAHPELSFEEHETAAYVADRLERWGYEVTRNVGGLGVVGRLRQGAGGRSIAIRADMDALPIMEATGLPYASTTAGKMHACGHDGHTTMLLGAAEYLARTRHFNGTVNLIFQPAEEAGKGSGAQAMIEDGLFDRFPCDAIFGLHNHPGAPAGTFLMRPGPLMAASDTATITIVGKGGHASRPHLTVDPIVVAANMVMALQTVVSRNVNPIETAVVTVGTIHGGTASNVIPETAEIVASIRSFSPDVRAMLERRVRGIATSIAEAHGASVSIDFERGYPVVINSEKETAFAIDVVKELVGDDKVGVCPMIPGSEDFAYFLEHKPGCFLRLGNGEDSPILHSSKYDFNDDSLTTGAAMWARLTERFLSA, encoded by the coding sequence ATGCCCCAAACTTCAAATGAGTTCGCTCGCATTGCGGATTTCGACGATCGGACCCCCGAGCTCATCGAGACGCGCAGGCACCTGCACGCACATCCGGAGCTCTCGTTCGAGGAGCACGAAACGGCCGCCTACGTCGCCGATCGCCTGGAACGCTGGGGCTACGAGGTGACCCGCAACGTCGGAGGTCTCGGTGTCGTCGGTCGGTTGCGGCAGGGTGCAGGCGGACGCAGCATCGCCATTCGCGCGGACATGGATGCCCTCCCCATTATGGAAGCGACGGGCCTGCCCTACGCCAGCACGACCGCTGGCAAGATGCATGCATGCGGCCATGACGGCCATACGACAATGTTGCTCGGCGCAGCCGAATATCTGGCGCGGACCCGCCATTTCAACGGCACGGTAAATCTGATCTTCCAGCCTGCCGAGGAGGCCGGGAAGGGCAGCGGCGCCCAGGCGATGATCGAAGATGGGCTTTTCGATCGGTTCCCTTGCGATGCGATCTTCGGCTTGCACAATCATCCGGGCGCGCCTGCCGGCACCTTCCTGATGCGGCCGGGCCCATTGATGGCTGCCTCCGATACCGCGACGATAACCATTGTCGGAAAGGGCGGGCATGCCTCCCGTCCGCATCTGACAGTCGACCCGATCGTCGTTGCGGCCAACATGGTCATGGCGCTGCAGACAGTCGTGTCCCGTAATGTGAACCCGATCGAGACTGCGGTCGTGACGGTCGGAACCATCCACGGCGGCACGGCGTCGAACGTGATCCCCGAAACGGCCGAGATCGTCGCCAGCATTCGCTCCTTCTCGCCGGATGTCCGCGCCATGCTCGAGCGGCGCGTGCGTGGCATCGCGACGTCGATCGCCGAAGCGCATGGCGCCAGCGTTTCCATCGACTTTGAGCGCGGGTACCCCGTCGTCATCAACTCGGAGAAGGAAACGGCCTTCGCCATAGACGTCGTCAAGGAACTCGTGGGCGACGACAAGGTGGGCGTATGCCCCATGATTCCGGGCAGCGAAGATTTCGCCTATTTCCTGGAACACAAGCCAGGCTGCTTCCTGCGGCTCGGCAATGGCGAGGACTCGCCGATCCTGCACAGCTCGAAGTACGACTTCAACGACGACAGCCTGACCACCGGTGCCGCCATGTGGGCCCGGCTCACCGAGCGATTCTTATCGGCGTAG
- a CDS encoding amino acid ABC transporter ATP-binding protein: protein MSMSETSLVRARNVHKAFGPLEVLKGIDLDVAPGEVVVILGPSGSGKSTFLRCINHLEAIDQGFIEVAGEQIGYRLKNGRLNKLSNRDIAVQRSKIGMVFQQFNLYPHMTALQNVIEAPIGVHGQNRNEAVRYAKELLNRVGLAEKMDAYPRQLSGGQQQRVAIARALAIRPRLMLFDEPTSALDPELVGEVLAAMRDLAKEGLTMIVVTHEIGFAKEAADRVVFMDGGVVVEEGPPAEVLTNPSHPRTRSFLSRFI, encoded by the coding sequence ATGAGCATGTCTGAAACCAGCCTTGTGCGGGCCCGCAATGTCCACAAGGCGTTCGGCCCGCTGGAAGTCCTCAAGGGCATCGACCTCGATGTCGCGCCCGGCGAAGTGGTTGTGATTCTGGGTCCGTCAGGCTCGGGAAAATCCACCTTCCTTCGCTGCATCAACCACCTCGAGGCGATCGACCAGGGCTTCATCGAAGTCGCCGGGGAACAGATCGGTTATCGCCTCAAGAATGGACGGTTGAACAAGCTTTCCAATCGCGACATCGCTGTCCAGCGCAGCAAGATCGGCATGGTGTTCCAGCAGTTCAACCTCTACCCGCACATGACTGCGCTGCAGAACGTCATCGAAGCGCCGATCGGCGTCCATGGCCAGAACCGGAACGAGGCCGTCCGATACGCCAAGGAACTTCTCAACCGCGTCGGGCTGGCGGAAAAGATGGACGCCTATCCGCGCCAGTTGTCGGGCGGGCAGCAACAGCGTGTGGCGATCGCCCGCGCGCTGGCAATCCGGCCTAGGTTGATGCTGTTCGACGAACCGACATCTGCCCTCGATCCGGAATTGGTGGGCGAAGTGCTGGCCGCCATGCGCGACCTTGCCAAGGAAGGTTTGACCATGATCGTGGTCACCCATGAAATAGGTTTCGCCAAGGAAGCAGCGGACCGCGTCGTATTCATGGACGGAGGCGTCGTCGTCGAAGAGGGTCCGCCGGCAGAGGTCCTTACCAATCCATCCCATCCCCGCACCAGAAGTTTCCTCAGCCGCTTCATCTGA
- a CDS encoding amino acid ABC transporter permease encodes MSGSASIQPDDRLRDVKLAHVPFPVTRLALWIFTLAVALGFAYIVAINPNFGWPVVAQYLFDPTVIQGLWVTLGLTVVAMIIGVVLGLILAIARMSNDRLASSLASLFIWFFRGTPLLVQLIFWYNMSTLFPRISIGIASWDTNDLITPLTAAIVGLALNEAAYMAEIIRGGLLSVDKGQAETAEAFGMNKARALWRIIIPQAMKSIVPPTGNQLISMIKATSLVSVIAMADLLYSVQSIYNRTFEIIPMLLVAVLWYLFITSILNVGQGAIERYYNRGDRGSTPADRTKENATPMVGAAHEHV; translated from the coding sequence ATGTCCGGTTCCGCATCGATTCAACCCGACGACAGGCTGCGCGACGTCAAACTCGCGCACGTGCCGTTCCCCGTCACACGCCTGGCCCTTTGGATCTTCACCTTGGCCGTCGCTCTTGGATTCGCCTACATCGTGGCGATCAATCCGAACTTCGGCTGGCCGGTCGTAGCCCAGTATCTCTTCGACCCTACGGTCATACAGGGCCTATGGGTGACACTCGGCCTGACGGTCGTCGCAATGATCATCGGTGTGGTGCTCGGACTCATTCTCGCCATCGCACGCATGTCGAACGACAGGCTGGCGTCGTCCCTGGCCAGTCTGTTCATCTGGTTCTTCCGTGGAACACCGCTGCTCGTGCAGCTTATCTTCTGGTATAATATGTCCACGCTGTTCCCGCGCATTTCCATCGGAATCGCGAGCTGGGACACGAACGACCTCATCACACCGTTGACCGCAGCCATTGTCGGGCTGGCCCTGAACGAGGCCGCCTATATGGCCGAGATCATTCGCGGCGGCCTGCTGTCGGTGGACAAGGGTCAGGCCGAGACGGCGGAGGCCTTTGGTATGAACAAGGCGCGCGCCTTGTGGCGCATCATCATTCCGCAGGCGATGAAGTCCATCGTGCCGCCGACCGGCAATCAGCTGATCAGCATGATCAAGGCGACCTCGCTTGTCAGCGTCATCGCCATGGCCGATCTCCTCTACTCGGTCCAGTCGATCTACAACCGGACATTCGAGATCATCCCGATGCTGCTTGTCGCCGTGCTCTGGTATTTGTTCATCACGTCGATCCTTAACGTCGGACAGGGCGCCATCGAACGCTATTACAATCGTGGCGATCGTGGGTCGACGCCTGCGGACAGGACAAAAGAAAACGCCACGCCCATGGTAGGAGCGGCCCATGAGCATGTCTGA
- a CDS encoding ABC transporter substrate-binding protein, with the protein MAALAATAAWAQDIQKQTQNEELRSRLPQDIRDAGKMVAVNNGSFPPYEIVTGTDLTGATNDISIAIGELLGITIDHASVAGLPALLSGINSGRYQFAMGPVGDYPDRQKANDFIDWAREYVVFAVEKGNPKGITSLDASCGKRIAVMAGGSAEKVIKQQSEKCVAAGNPAVEVQSFTDQPSSILAVRSKRSDGFFSSQAPLTYFVQQANGQLELAAVGQANGFKDIYQGAVVKKGSPLGGVLLDSFKILIENGTYAQIMKKWGLEKNLIDTPGINQGQ; encoded by the coding sequence GTGGCGGCTTTGGCCGCAACCGCTGCATGGGCTCAGGACATTCAGAAACAGACGCAGAATGAGGAGCTACGCTCGCGCTTGCCACAGGACATCCGCGACGCGGGCAAGATGGTCGCCGTCAATAACGGCTCCTTCCCTCCTTATGAAATCGTCACCGGAACCGACCTGACCGGCGCGACGAACGATATTTCGATCGCCATAGGCGAATTGCTCGGGATCACCATCGATCATGCATCCGTGGCCGGTCTTCCGGCCCTGCTCAGCGGCATCAATTCCGGCCGTTACCAGTTCGCCATGGGCCCGGTAGGCGACTATCCCGACCGCCAGAAGGCCAATGACTTCATCGACTGGGCGCGTGAATATGTCGTCTTCGCGGTGGAGAAGGGCAATCCGAAGGGCATCACGTCGCTCGACGCCTCGTGCGGCAAGCGCATCGCAGTGATGGCCGGTGGCTCGGCGGAAAAGGTTATCAAGCAACAGTCCGAAAAATGCGTGGCTGCGGGTAATCCGGCGGTCGAGGTCCAGTCCTTCACCGACCAGCCGAGCTCGATCCTGGCCGTCCGGTCGAAACGCTCCGACGGCTTCTTCTCTTCCCAGGCACCCCTGACCTACTTCGTTCAGCAGGCCAACGGCCAGCTCGAGCTGGCTGCAGTCGGCCAGGCCAACGGATTCAAGGACATCTATCAGGGCGCCGTGGTGAAGAAGGGCTCGCCTCTGGGCGGCGTACTGCTCGACTCATTCAAGATTTTGATCGAGAACGGCACCTACGCCCAGATCATGAAGAAATGGGGCCTCGAGAAGAATCTGATCGACACCCCCGGCATCAACCAGGGGCAGTAG
- a CDS encoding nitrate ABC transporter substrate-binding protein yields MRVPIKIATRDWDYLTPLIFGDISSDRVELQVDRVGTLIPDLASSDIYDAAEVSFSRYTSAMAEGAETIVGIPCFIMRGFRHRCVVTTEASPMTRLSDLAGKRIGVTGWRDSGNTWTRAALRREGVDIEDAFWFAGRLTANHPIVDRLDGYGLAGRIEAAPGERPMLELLAKGELDAIFTPFMPDGYFENGAGLRQLLPDFAAAEKAYFDEVGYVPGMHIIAVKAELVHDHPWLPGELTRLVDESQRLWTSKRRKYAETTPWMFDELLRSARDLPPTWNDSGLDANFRMIEDFIAELRDQGILQSELTPHSLFPFEARRRLT; encoded by the coding sequence ATGCGCGTTCCCATCAAAATTGCCACCCGGGATTGGGACTACCTTACTCCGCTGATCTTCGGCGACATCTCGTCGGATCGGGTCGAACTCCAGGTGGACCGCGTTGGAACGCTGATCCCCGATCTTGCTTCGAGCGATATCTATGACGCCGCGGAAGTTTCCTTCAGCCGCTACACCTCCGCCATGGCCGAGGGCGCGGAAACCATCGTCGGCATTCCTTGCTTCATCATGCGAGGCTTCCGCCACAGGTGCGTCGTAACCACCGAAGCGAGCCCGATGACCCGACTATCCGATCTGGCCGGGAAGCGGATCGGCGTCACCGGCTGGCGCGACTCCGGCAACACCTGGACGCGGGCTGCCCTGCGCCGGGAAGGCGTCGACATCGAAGATGCGTTCTGGTTCGCCGGTCGCCTGACGGCCAACCACCCCATTGTCGATCGGCTCGACGGCTATGGCCTGGCCGGCAGGATCGAGGCGGCTCCCGGTGAACGTCCCATGCTCGAACTGCTGGCAAAGGGCGAGCTCGATGCGATCTTCACTCCCTTCATGCCCGACGGCTATTTCGAGAACGGGGCGGGGCTTCGCCAATTGCTGCCGGACTTCGCAGCCGCCGAAAAGGCCTATTTCGACGAAGTCGGATATGTGCCCGGCATGCACATAATTGCGGTCAAGGCGGAGCTGGTCCATGACCATCCCTGGCTTCCCGGCGAGTTAACCCGTCTCGTCGACGAAAGTCAGCGGCTTTGGACCTCGAAGCGGCGCAAATATGCCGAAACGACGCCGTGGATGTTCGACGAGCTGCTGCGCTCGGCGCGCGACTTGCCGCCGACGTGGAACGATAGTGGACTGGACGCGAATTTCAGGATGATCGAGGATTTCATTGCCGAACTACGTGATCAGGGCATCCTGCAGTCCGAGCTTACGCCGCATTCGCTTTTTCCGTTCGAAGCCAGGCGTCGCCTGACGTAA
- a CDS encoding PLP-dependent aminotransferase family protein, whose protein sequence is MTDQFDAQWFAHRLGDRTSRGIALETGAMIRSGLLPVGTKLPSVRDLAFTLGISPATVSIAWADLRRHKIIGGRGRNGAWVMGDRFAPRPTRLVNIGNYVPDTLELATASPDRSLLPPLEAALVHGAKAEALNSYERVRILPELEDIVRPTWPYDPGAFLATNGGYNAVYTLLHALVPAGSPVAIEDPTAMRLLDILEDLDVPIIPVACDVHGPLPEALREALKEKPVAFLFQPRVHSVTGSSMTAERLEALGDVLKGSETLIIEDDGVGDISEAPRHSLGRRFPDRVIHILSYSKTLGPDLRLAVLSSSARIVEQIQSYRSFSAGWTSRILQAAASWLLQDPSTDEIIRRARTIYRERRHSFVSALLLRDIRIDAGDGLSVLVPVMSENFALITLASRGIAVHPGSKFSMKPINFIRVATSVLQLPDVDRVAAAIGVAAAVPR, encoded by the coding sequence ATGACAGATCAATTCGACGCTCAATGGTTTGCTCATCGTCTTGGCGATCGGACTTCGCGCGGCATCGCGCTTGAAACGGGCGCGATGATCCGCTCGGGCCTTCTGCCGGTCGGAACCAAACTGCCGTCCGTACGCGATCTCGCCTTCACGCTGGGTATAAGTCCGGCGACGGTTTCCATCGCCTGGGCCGATCTGCGCCGCCACAAGATCATTGGGGGGAGAGGTAGGAACGGCGCCTGGGTGATGGGCGACCGATTTGCGCCGCGTCCGACGCGCCTCGTGAACATCGGCAACTACGTGCCGGACACCCTGGAACTCGCGACGGCGTCGCCGGACAGGTCTTTGCTTCCGCCGCTGGAAGCTGCGCTGGTGCATGGAGCGAAGGCCGAAGCGCTCAACAGCTACGAAAGGGTTCGCATCCTGCCCGAGTTGGAAGACATCGTCCGTCCGACCTGGCCCTATGATCCTGGTGCGTTCCTGGCAACCAATGGAGGGTACAACGCCGTATACACCTTGCTGCATGCACTGGTGCCTGCCGGTTCGCCGGTTGCAATCGAAGACCCGACGGCAATGCGGCTTCTGGACATCCTGGAGGATCTCGACGTTCCGATCATCCCGGTTGCATGCGACGTGCACGGGCCACTTCCTGAAGCGCTCAGGGAAGCGCTGAAAGAAAAACCGGTGGCGTTTCTCTTCCAGCCCAGGGTGCATTCCGTCACCGGCTCCTCCATGACGGCGGAAAGACTTGAAGCGTTGGGCGACGTGCTGAAAGGGTCCGAAACGCTCATCATAGAAGATGATGGCGTCGGCGATATTTCGGAGGCGCCCCGGCATTCATTAGGCCGGCGCTTTCCGGACCGCGTCATCCACATCCTTTCCTATTCGAAAACACTCGGGCCCGATCTGAGGCTGGCCGTGTTGTCGAGTTCAGCGCGCATCGTCGAACAGATTCAATCGTATCGAAGCTTCAGCGCAGGCTGGACGAGCAGAATCTTGCAGGCTGCTGCATCCTGGCTTCTTCAAGACCCGTCGACGGATGAAATCATCCGTCGAGCCAGGACGATTTATCGGGAGCGCCGGCACTCGTTTGTTTCGGCATTGCTCCTGCGTGACATAAGAATTGATGCCGGAGACGGCCTGAGCGTGCTCGTTCCAGTCATGTCGGAGAACTTTGCTTTGATAACCTTGGCGTCCCGCGGCATCGCGGTTCATCCAGGTTCAAAATTCTCCATGAAGCCGATCAATTTCATACGCGTCGCCACCAGTGTCCTTCAATTGCCGGACGTCGACAGGGTCGCCGCTGCGATCGGGGTCGCGGCCGCTGTACCCAGATGA
- a CDS encoding porin has protein sequence MNIKSLLLGSVAGFVAASGARAADAVVVAEPEPVEYVRVCDAYGTGFFYIPGTETCLKIDGYVRYDAAAGDNPYDGTNAGANGDETWYKLTRAEVRFDARSETELGTLRSYAETRLEYENGVSTGGTLPQAWIELGGFRIGTADELFGSFVGYAGNVLNDDVINYQSGQSNQVSYTFTGGNGFSAMIGAEQGQDDVTGLGGQYVIEDYLPHVLAGAKLEKDWGGVSGVVGYDSNIEEFAGKLRLDVTINDKFSVFIMGGYQSGYDNDFDPATGDVDQFNRNWFGTWEGDWAAWGGFTAKLAEKATLNGQAAWEDEGTYALALNVEYELVPGFVITPELNYTKFDGAREAFSVANGGDDDAFGGTIRFQRNF, from the coding sequence ATGAATATCAAAAGTCTTTTACTAGGATCCGTTGCAGGCTTCGTTGCAGCGTCCGGCGCCCGCGCTGCAGATGCAGTTGTTGTTGCTGAACCGGAGCCCGTCGAATATGTGCGCGTTTGCGATGCATACGGCACCGGCTTCTTTTACATACCTGGTACAGAGACCTGTCTGAAGATCGACGGTTATGTTCGTTACGATGCTGCAGCCGGAGACAATCCCTATGATGGCACCAATGCCGGCGCCAACGGCGACGAGACGTGGTACAAGCTTACCCGCGCGGAAGTTCGCTTCGATGCCCGTTCGGAGACGGAGCTCGGCACGCTTCGCTCCTACGCCGAAACCCGCCTCGAATACGAGAACGGCGTCTCCACCGGCGGTACACTCCCGCAAGCGTGGATCGAACTCGGCGGCTTCCGCATCGGTACAGCTGATGAACTTTTCGGATCATTCGTCGGCTACGCCGGCAATGTCCTCAACGACGATGTGATCAACTACCAATCCGGGCAGAGCAATCAGGTCAGCTATACCTTTACCGGCGGCAACGGCTTCTCGGCCATGATCGGCGCAGAGCAAGGTCAGGATGATGTTACCGGCCTTGGCGGACAATATGTGATCGAAGACTATCTGCCTCACGTTCTCGCCGGTGCAAAACTTGAGAAAGACTGGGGCGGTGTATCCGGCGTCGTCGGCTACGACTCCAACATCGAGGAATTTGCCGGCAAGCTTCGGCTCGACGTCACGATCAACGACAAGTTCTCGGTCTTCATCATGGGCGGCTATCAGTCCGGCTACGACAACGACTTCGATCCCGCCACAGGCGATGTCGATCAGTTCAACCGCAACTGGTTCGGTACCTGGGAGGGCGATTGGGCCGCATGGGGTGGCTTCACTGCAAAACTCGCCGAGAAGGCGACCCTCAACGGCCAGGCGGCCTGGGAAGACGAAGGCACCTACGCCCTTGCTCTCAACGTCGAATACGAACTGGTTCCGGGTTTCGTGATCACGCCGGAACTCAACTACACCAAGTTCGACGGCGCTCGCGAGGCCTTCTCGGTTGCCAATGGCGGCGATGACGATGCTTTCGGCGGCACAATCCGCTTCCAGAGGAATTTCTGA
- a CDS encoding aminomethyltransferase family protein: MKHSDPKKLLMARAASQDHFRTPRIASPFQPRIEALMQTEEWYDWAGYKAPLSLWDEELEYFAIRSQAALFDISPMVKYRIEGPDAEAFLNRVTLRDVRKLKPGRVHYTAWCNDEGHVLDDGTLFRLTSDRFRLCSQERHLPWLLDSGIGFDVSIIEETSSIAALALQGPASFAVLRDAGFENVAALKIFDLAEFPHEGGAVTISRTGFTGDLGYELFVEQKLALGLWDRLWQAGAQRGLRAIGYAALNRARLEAGLIVANSDFITAEHAIRADRVRMPDEIGLGFMIDMEKPHFNGRRAIQQARANGSLKHILIGLEIEGNIPAEHAIVYHQGKREIGLVSAAIWSPMAKRNIALASLERPYGDTITGDLWVEIYAMRELRYQKLMKRAKVVPRPFIKLDRRTANPPADF; this comes from the coding sequence ATGAAGCACAGCGACCCGAAAAAGCTGCTGATGGCGAGAGCCGCCTCACAGGACCATTTCCGCACGCCGCGCATCGCCTCGCCGTTTCAGCCGCGCATCGAGGCCTTGATGCAAACGGAGGAGTGGTACGATTGGGCCGGCTACAAGGCGCCTCTTTCGCTTTGGGACGAAGAACTCGAATATTTTGCCATTCGCAGCCAGGCCGCGCTGTTCGATATTTCGCCAATGGTGAAATATCGCATTGAAGGACCGGATGCCGAAGCATTCCTGAACCGGGTTACCCTTCGCGATGTCAGGAAGTTGAAGCCCGGCAGAGTTCACTATACAGCCTGGTGCAACGATGAAGGCCACGTGCTCGATGACGGAACCCTTTTCCGCCTGACGAGTGATCGGTTTCGCCTTTGCAGCCAGGAACGGCATTTACCCTGGCTGCTCGATAGCGGCATCGGGTTCGACGTCAGCATTATCGAGGAGACCAGTTCTATCGCGGCTCTGGCGCTGCAGGGGCCAGCGTCCTTCGCGGTGCTGCGCGATGCGGGCTTCGAAAATGTCGCCGCGCTCAAGATCTTCGATCTCGCCGAATTTCCGCACGAAGGCGGCGCAGTTACGATCTCGCGCACGGGCTTTACCGGCGATCTTGGCTATGAACTGTTCGTAGAGCAGAAACTGGCTCTCGGTCTTTGGGATAGGTTGTGGCAAGCGGGAGCACAGCGCGGCTTGCGCGCAATAGGCTATGCCGCACTCAACCGGGCACGGCTCGAAGCAGGCTTGATCGTCGCCAATTCCGATTTCATCACCGCCGAGCACGCCATCCGCGCGGACCGGGTGCGAATGCCGGATGAGATTGGCCTCGGATTCATGATCGATATGGAAAAGCCCCACTTCAACGGGCGGCGTGCCATCCAGCAGGCTCGAGCCAATGGCAGCCTGAAGCACATCCTCATAGGGCTCGAAATCGAAGGGAATATCCCTGCCGAACACGCCATCGTCTATCACCAGGGCAAGCGCGAGATAGGACTGGTCAGCGCGGCGATTTGGTCGCCGATGGCCAAGCGCAATATTGCACTGGCCAGTTTGGAGCGACCCTACGGCGACACCATAACCGGCGATCTGTGGGTCGAGATCTATGCCATGCGCGAGCTTCGTTATCAGAAGCTGATGAAGCGCGCCAAGGTGGTGCCGAGGCCCTTCATCAAGCTCGATCGACGCACTGCGAACCCGCCTGCGGATTTCTGA
- a CDS encoding phytoene desaturase family protein — MKSWDAIVIGAGHNGLVNACYLQRAGLDVLVLEKNDWIGGAATSRSLTPGFLYSNCSYVCSLFRPEIMRDLELPRFGLQVISYEGGAVFTRDGDYLANYRDHHAHRREFARFSPRDAEAYDRYARDVTRQCRFIQPLLMRTAADPTSFRPRDISELMYLGKKFAGLGATEMADTLRFWTMSISDFLDEYFETDVIKANFALSGIIGTALGPMSPGTAYVLLHHYMGEVDGSVGAWGYARGGMGAVTKALAASFEASGGTIRTGVEVDHVLVKNGSAKGVVLVGGEEIPGKMVISNADVKRTFLKLVEEKELPDIFLRRVRNFKMRGSSGKVNIALDSMPEFPALPKDSPVYRGDMHFTDSVERMERGYDDWKAGRWSADPFLDMVIPTTLDPTMAPPGKHFMSCFVQYCPPKVEGKEWTDADRDAFGETVISQIADYSPGFRDRIIHMEVRTPRELEAEVGLTEGNIFQGELTFDQLLFNRPVPGYAQYRSPVGGLYMCGSSTHPGGGVMGAPGRNAAAEILRDLSLGTKHMSPAHDVI, encoded by the coding sequence ATGAAAAGTTGGGACGCCATCGTCATTGGCGCGGGACATAACGGATTGGTCAACGCGTGCTATTTGCAGCGTGCTGGACTTGACGTGCTCGTGCTGGAGAAGAACGACTGGATCGGCGGCGCCGCGACGAGCCGGTCCCTCACCCCCGGGTTCCTCTATTCGAACTGCTCCTATGTCTGTTCGCTATTCCGGCCGGAGATCATGCGCGATCTGGAACTGCCGCGCTTTGGCCTGCAGGTCATCTCCTATGAAGGTGGCGCCGTCTTTACCCGGGACGGCGACTACCTGGCCAATTATCGCGACCATCACGCGCACCGCCGGGAGTTCGCGCGTTTCTCGCCACGCGATGCCGAAGCCTATGATCGATATGCGCGCGACGTGACGAGACAGTGCCGGTTCATACAGCCGTTGCTCATGCGCACAGCCGCTGATCCAACGAGCTTCCGCCCGCGCGATATCTCGGAACTGATGTATCTCGGCAAGAAATTTGCCGGTCTCGGCGCAACAGAAATGGCAGATACATTGCGCTTTTGGACGATGTCGATCTCGGACTTCCTCGATGAATATTTCGAGACAGACGTGATCAAGGCGAACTTTGCGCTGTCCGGAATTATCGGCACGGCGCTGGGGCCAATGTCACCGGGAACGGCCTATGTCCTCTTGCATCACTACATGGGCGAGGTCGACGGGTCCGTCGGTGCATGGGGCTACGCCCGCGGCGGCATGGGTGCGGTCACCAAGGCGCTCGCCGCGTCGTTCGAGGCGTCCGGCGGCACGATCCGCACCGGCGTCGAAGTTGACCACGTTCTCGTCAAAAATGGATCCGCCAAGGGTGTCGTGCTCGTCGGCGGTGAAGAAATACCCGGAAAAATGGTCATCTCCAACGCCGATGTGAAAAGGACATTCCTCAAACTCGTCGAGGAGAAGGAACTTCCCGATATTTTCCTGCGACGCGTCAGGAACTTCAAGATGCGCGGCTCGTCCGGGAAGGTGAACATCGCGCTCGATTCCATGCCGGAGTTTCCGGCACTTCCAAAGGATTCCCCCGTTTATCGCGGCGACATGCACTTCACCGACAGCGTAGAACGCATGGAACGCGGATATGATGACTGGAAGGCCGGGCGCTGGTCGGCCGATCCTTTCCTCGACATGGTCATTCCAACAACGCTCGATCCGACGATGGCGCCGCCCGGCAAGCACTTCATGAGCTGCTTCGTCCAATATTGCCCACCCAAGGTGGAAGGCAAGGAGTGGACAGACGCTGACCGCGATGCTTTCGGCGAGACGGTGATTTCGCAGATCGCCGATTATTCGCCCGGTTTCCGCGATCGCATCATTCATATGGAAGTGCGCACCCCGCGCGAACTCGAAGCGGAAGTTGGCCTGACGGAAGGCAATATCTTCCAGGGCGAACTGACCTTCGATCAGCTGCTGTTCAACCGCCCTGTCCCCGGCTACGCGCAATACCGTTCGCCGGTCGGCGGCCTTTACATGTGCGGCTCTTCCACACATCCAGGCGGCGGCGTCATGGGAGCACCCGGACGCAACGCTGCAGCCGAAATCCTGCGTGATCTGTCACTTGGCACGAAACATATGAGTCCCGCCCATGACGTCATTTGA
- a CDS encoding TetR family transcriptional regulator C-terminal domain-containing protein, which yields MQKRSGMKVTPIKEKDAEKRGRKASKETRQLQLIEATIDSLAKRGYSETTMADVADGAGLSRGIVNFHFESKEKLLVATLQFMSEEYSVHWRNALAKGGDDPARQLASVVASDFDRAICNKRKLAAWCAFWGEAKSRPTYQALCGARDEAYQNVIIDICKKLKTDGDYSFDATATALGLSAMLEGLWLRLMMGTEDVTRESAHFAACDYLASVFPKHFSREALPAKKTA from the coding sequence ATGCAGAAGAGGTCAGGCATGAAGGTCACACCGATCAAGGAAAAGGACGCGGAGAAGCGCGGCCGAAAGGCTTCGAAGGAGACGAGGCAGCTGCAGCTTATCGAGGCGACGATCGATTCGCTCGCCAAGCGCGGCTATTCCGAGACGACCATGGCGGATGTGGCCGATGGTGCCGGTCTCTCACGCGGCATCGTCAATTTCCATTTCGAGAGCAAGGAAAAGTTGCTCGTCGCAACACTGCAATTCATGTCCGAGGAATATTCCGTTCACTGGCGCAACGCGCTGGCCAAGGGCGGCGATGATCCTGCCCGGCAACTTGCCAGTGTTGTAGCTTCCGATTTCGATCGTGCCATCTGCAACAAGAGAAAGCTGGCCGCCTGGTGTGCCTTCTGGGGCGAGGCGAAATCCCGGCCGACCTATCAAGCTCTGTGCGGAGCGCGGGACGAGGCCTATCAGAACGTGATCATCGACATCTGCAAGAAGCTCAAGACCGACGGCGATTATTCGTTCGATGCCACTGCAACTGCACTTGGACTAAGCGCCATGCTTGAAGGTCTGTGGCTGCGTCTCATGATGGGAACCGAAGATGTGACGCGGGAATCGGCCCATTTTGCCGCCTGCGATTATCTGGCCTCCGTATTTCCAAAACACTTCTCAAGGGAAGCCTTGCCTGCAAAGAAAACCGCATGA